DNA sequence from the Salminus brasiliensis chromosome 3, fSalBra1.hap2, whole genome shotgun sequence genome:
atcatccataacTACACCAAGGCTacgagcttctgtagatggagtgaccagttaGTTCACAACCACCATGTTAACTCCCCTCATAAGCACCACAATAACTCAGTTTGTGTGGTTGTTCTAAGTTAATGTTAGTTTGTGGTTTGCACATTCGATTGTGGTTAGTGCATTAGCTCACGTTTACCACATTAGGGTTGCTTGTTAATTTGAGGCTAAGACATTAGCTTGGGGTTTGCACGTTACTTCACAATTACCTCGTTAACTTGAAAGTTAGTTCACAACCACCACGATAACTCTCACTTTGTGTGGTTGTTCCAAGTTGACATGTTTGTTTGGGGTCTAAACGTTAGCTCTTGTTTAGCATGTTAGTTCACATTTGCcacatgtttgtttacagtttgCATATCGGTTactggttagcatgttagcttttGGTTTGTGCGTTAGTTCACATTAGCTTACCATAATAGCTTGAGTATTGCGTATAAGTTTGCACATTACTTCATGGTTAGCAGCAGGTTAGCTTGTGTTTAATGCATTGTTCCAGTCTGATTTCCTAGGGTCAGAAGGGCAACAgcagttcaaaatccaagatggctgcaCTGCACCTTAACAGTAATAAAGCAGTAGCGCTATACAGTTTATCAGCACTTCTATCCATTTGTGTCTCATTGATCAGTCgtacacacagtactgtccaGATTCTTTCTGTGGACATGTTTCCACAGTGTTTGGATGTtgattaaatactgtataatcAACTGGTATTGCTAGGCTAACCCAGGGCCTATTTGGTTTAGATTCACACAGAACACTGGTAGAGGATTGTCAAACCAGTCGTGGCCGATGTTAAGCTGGGACGTGGTCAACTTGGGTGTGATGTCACTCCCAGCTCCAACTTCCAGGATAAATGGGACGCAGCATTAGTTCACGGTTAGCACACTAGCTTGTGCTAGCACATGTGTTAGCGCATGCTTAGGATGTTGtgtaagaaaagaaaatactgtacattttaatCAAAGATATTCAAGAATAATATAGTATTTTGCTAACGTCTTGACAACCCTGATTGAACGACACAttgagtaaataagtaaataaattctCTACAGGAAATAAACTTGTGTTTTCTGCACATTTAAAGAGCACAGTTCTTGGCTTTTCTAAATTTATTTAGGTGgggaaaaataaaacacatgGCACATTTCATGTTTCagaatgcttttgttttttttgcaatatgtttattttcttacatttacaaAGTGTGCCTCTGTACAGGATTTTAACTCATTTCCACCTGCAAGTCGACTGTATTAAAAATGCATCAAATTGATATTACACTGTTCTGCACCAATCTGAATGATGAATGTGGTGAATTGGGACACCTATACAGGAGACTTTGGTTTTTAGGTGTAATCCAAGGAGCTGTTTGTTGCTGTGCATGACAGAAAGCAATGAAAAGTCATGCAGAAAGACGTGTTTCAGGAGGATGCATGGTTTCAGAATGCAGTAGGAGTGGCAGAGGCTTTTGCAAGTGCGATGATCAAAGCCATGCAAAAGTAGTTCTGTGCAGAATGCCTTTGCAGCAGCCTGGGCTGGGCTTTGGAGCTGCTTCAGAGCTGAAAACACCCCACTAAATACTCTGTTTACACAGCAGGCAGCCTAACTGTGTAAGTGCAGTAATCTCGTTTTCGCAGATGATGATTAATGTCTACTTAAAGCGAGGAATCCTCAGCAGTTTAACGCGAAACGCTGCTGAAAATGAGCCTGCTCATAAATCTTAGTCTTGGACGGTCCTCGCGCTGCGTGTCAGGCGCTGTGTGTGTCGCTGCGCCTCGCGCACAAAGTCAACAAAACAGGGCTAATGACGCGCCTAATCTCCTCTACAACACTGAAAACGACTCCGGCAACAAGGCCAAAAAAAAAGACCCGCCGCTCGCGGATGGAATCGTCCTCTCGAGTTTGAAGATCTCATTTCCTCGCGCTTAAAATAGAGCGGGAGGATCTTGTTTACATGCGCGTCGACGACGCCCCGCGGTTGCTAAGCGACGGGGCGGCACTCAGGAGCAGCTTCGGTATCCATGGAAAGAGCCAATAGTAATCGCCCGTTCGGTGCTAATTAACCCATTAATGTCCGCATCTGAACTTTTGACCTTCTTTTGATTCGTGTATTTTCTGGGCTAGCCTGAGCAACAAATGTCCCTTAATAATAATCCCTTAATTATCATATTGAtgtcattaatatttatatgaatattatatttGGTCATCCTGGACGACAAATATtgaaaatatacatacataaaaatatgCACAACTTTTAAATGAtatgaaaaatgtaataatatgtaaaattgtaaaaataagAACAACCTCAGtattaataaagaataaaaataaataaatatgtttctACATTGCACTAAAAAGGgttgcactatatatatatatgctaattgtgtgtatatatatatatatatatatatatatatatatatatatatatatatatgctaattgtgtgtatatatatatatatatatatatatatatatatatatgtgtgtgtggtttccaAGATACTCAGGTCCCGGTACCCTAtaatcatgcccttttggacatcagtcaaatcgtgTACTTTGCACATGGCCATGACCGATTTGCTACAACTGAcaggtgtgctcgcttatttatacatgcagcaaaacTGTTCACGAGAAATCTGTGACGTCTGGGTCGGAGTtgattccaaaccaggggtggtcataatgttctgatatgactctGACAGTGGGCGAAGGGTGCTAGCATCTCGGAAACCCCTAACTCTGTGGGATGTTCTTGAGCTGCTGCAGTGAAGGAGTGCCAGGAAAGGACTTCTCACACATTGAGTGCCTTTCAACGCTCACTGATGCCAGGGGGGGAGCGACGACTCAgacgagtggtacagagcaatcggtGCGCCAGTGTGGAGCAGCTGACCTCTAAACTGAACACATTTCCTCACCTGTGGGTTCCAtaccgggctcggcaagctgccactgttgggcccttgagcaaggcccttcactctctctgctccccgggcgctggagttggctgcccaccgctccgggtgtgtgtgtgtgtgtgtgcgttctcACTGCCCTTAGTTCACTAGTAAGTGTGCTTATTCACACTCTTAGGAAGGGGGTCATACTattctgtatatatttatgGATATATGAAAagatccaaatatgaaaagttCTTGAAGTGAAGCTTCAGAGGCAAAATGACATAAATGGTCACTGTCCACATACTTATGgggctgactgtatatatatattacgtACTGCACGAGCCCCTCCTCGCGCGCCCTCCTCGTGCTGCCCGTTTCCTCTCACAGCATAAGGGCTCCACATCTGGAAAATCTTGAGAGGAGAGAATCCCTCTCGCCGTCCGCTGGGACGTGCTACTGACGTCAGACATGGGTGGGCGGAGTCACGCGCGCTGGTGTTTCCCGGCTTTATAAAGCTGCGGAGATCTCTGCGCTGTGAAACAGTGCGTCACGACCACCCCAGACCCGCCTGGCACTTCTTTCCCAACTTAACTTCACAGTGCAAACGGCAGGAGAACCAGTCACTGCCCAGCTCTGCGCGCCTGGCTGTGAAGACCAGCTGTGTGGATTTCTGAAGACCAGCTGCATTACCAGTGTGAAGCTATGCGCGTTTCCTGCGCCTGGGAGCCGTTTTATCTTTAAGAGGGACGATTtccttttgttgcttttttattCTCCCCCCTTCAGCTTTTGGGAGCAGCTGTGGACGCTCAGCTTCACCTCAGAGAAGAGTTCGTCCTTCTCCCGGCAAGTATGAAATCAGCAGAAGAAGGTAACGGCTCTTCTCCTGAATTATTTCCTGCTCAGCATGCTTTAGGCTTCACTTGCTCATAGCCGGGTTTACCTGGGGGTCCAGGGGGCGAATTCGACCCGCCAGGGTTTCTGCGAGGTGCTGAAAGGCGTTGCCGCTGGACGCTCGGTCCGCGTGGGCAGCAGAGCTCAGTGAGGGGAGCCTGCGCGCTGAGGGCTGGTGGGCGTGGCGCGAGACGTGGACCGTTATCTGTAGCACTCTTGTAATTAATACATTGTTAAATTAATCAACTCGCTTGTTAATTACAGTCTTATTATGCTCATATTTCATAGGGGTTAGTCTCGTGAGTGCACGTATGCATGTATGTTAGGGATGTAACCTAATAAACCTAATAAACAGATGTAGACAAGTTGACAGGTACTATATGATAAGGTCTATAAATAAGCTTCAAAGATTCAAAgacaattaaaatgtaattcaattaaaataatacagaaaTATCAATGTTTTCAGTTTGATGGTTCAGCTAGTCCACCATCCCGATAAGCTAGTCCACCAGTATATGGCCAGCATGACtacctgaccatgctggtccaccaaTATGACTTATATCTTAACCAAACTACTCGAACAGTTTGACCATGCAGGTCCAGGAGTATGTCTGGCTTCACCAAACTAGTCAAACTGGTCAgtgtatgaccagcttgatgaccagcttgtccatccaacataaaaaaaaaacaaaaaaacaacaacagctatGCTGGCTAACCAGTTCAACCAGCTGGCTGACCAGTATGATTTCACCTGGATGTCCAGCTTTTCAATCACCTCGAGCAGTTTAGACcctctgaaaccagctaccagcagaagCTGGTGTTGAGCTGGAGTTTTCAGCAGTGATATGAACATTTGTACAGTTATGCAATAGTACATTTGAGGCATAGAGTGGAGTTATTATATTCAGGGTTGTAAAGTTGTATGTGAAGTGTCTACTGTATTTAATAAAGGCTAAAGCAGAGAAAGCTGTTTAGCATGTCTACTTGTGCAGGCTTTGATAATCCTGAGCCTTCCACCAGAGGGAAGCGGTGATGTCCAGGGTCAGAGGGTTCAGCTGTAGTCTTCACACTGCCCTTTAATACACAATACTCAGCTGGGGAAATTATATGACAAGTGTATGTTTGTTAAATATTACAATGAATAGCAGTAAATGCAATGAAATAACATAGATAGCAGATAATTCATGTGATTAGGTTAGTGCCTGGCTTAACCATCTCCAAGTTGTTGGAGAGAAGTGTTTACAGTTAGCTAGCATCTAATACCTAGTTTTTAATGAAGTTAAGCTCAAATTCTTCGTTAAATCATCAATTATAGAATGAAACTTTGTTGACgctttttactgtttcatttattgTAGCAATGTAAGAGTACAGTGCAGGCTCACAGCTTGGTGACAAATGTAGTACTTTTATCATGCTCCAAGAAACTAAAACAAATggaaacatttaaatattatgtgtaatgtggttggtgtggcgcaacagataacaccactacctgccactgagttaccacaccatgtgggaggctggggttcgattcccagtctgggtgactgtgctgcgctacaccaataagagtccttgggcaagactcctaacactacactgacccacctctgtaatacgagttaccttgtaagtcgctctggataagagcgtcagctaaatgccataaatgtaaatgtaaatgtaatgtattgacacatattttatgtattaaaaacTGTTATGTATTGAAAACTACTTTGATACAGTATCGTATCAAATTTATTTCAGAATATTGTGAAGCCGCTAGGGTGTCTAGCAGTAAAATTAACAgcagtgaaaaataaaaatgtggcAAATGTAGGATTTTGCATTTTTACGATGCTTTTAAGTCAGGGTTTGAAATCTGCTAGTTAcaactcattgtaagtttaagtGTTTTGCTGCAAAATTCTGCCCGTTTCGAGTCTCTACTTGTGAGTTCACTCGAGGGAGTTTGCGGCGCTGTGCCGTTTGCTTAGAGGGAGGCTGTTATTAATTTTCTCTGGAGCTCTGCGCACATGAAAGCCTATAATTTATTGCAGACAAAAGCGCTCTTGACTGCGCACCGGTTTAGCTCACAGAGCGCCAGAATTCTCTTTTGAGCTACACTGGCTAGGCCTACAACCGCTACAATCGGTTCTGCTCCTGCACCTGCACGTTTTCAGACTGTAATATCACCATGACATGTGTTTTTGCAGCATATTCCTAATAGACAAGAGAAggcaaccatattcaccatggATATTTCTTGGACACCGATGaaatttaacccatccgtgcagtgaacacgcacacacatacacactagtgatcaaacacacacagtgggcaCGGTGGGCACACGTGCACGGAGCGGTGGACAGCCAttgcagagagggtgaagggccttgctcaagcgcccgggtatcgaaccaaCGACTGTGTTATCAATagcctgagccaccactgcccaataCAGCAGGGGTTGACTGTCTGGCAGCATAGCCAGttaactgcactgtattaagcGGTGTAGTGTAATACAAAGGTCCGGGTTCAGCACAAGGCTCaccttaatatttaaatatttcattttaagaTGCTAATCAGATTGAGCTAAGCTTAGCAGGCCATGTTGCTAACATCTTACAGTGTAAGGCAGGGGGTTTTCATGCTAGGACCCACCTGTGTCCATTTGTACTGAGCATTCTGCTCTTTCACTCAATGACAACAAATGGCTCTAAATATATCTTCTTTTTGAGCACACTGATACAGTTTAGTAATATTAAGTCCTGTTGCAGGGCTGGGGTTCCCTCTTAGCACAAATTAGCACAAGTTGTTGTGAAATGGTAGTGCGAGCATCACAGAACACCTTCTCTACCATTTCAGTTTATCCTAATACTGCAAAACTGCTGAGAAACTTGGGGGAAAGCTGGGGTCTTGAGTTGCTGAGTTGCCTTCGCTGGATTTGATGAGCCTTACTCTAAGGGTTCGTTTCACTGGGAAAAAATCAGTCACTGCATACAAACAGGGTTTCTATGTGAGATGATTTAAGAGGCTCTGGGCAAGCTTGGACTTTCATGGCTGCGCTTTTACAATTCGGACTGTTACATCTTTACTGTAGCGGTTCGGTACGAATATCAACTTTTCCCCACTTCTTGCTGATTCTTATTGCAAATGCAGTAGATTGGGATAGGGTGGCAGTTGCGGGAAGGCTTTTTGTCTTTTCCAACTTCTTGTTGCCTTCTATTCTGTGGTTCTAGCAAAGCAGACTTGTACCAAACCTGACTGACCCTGGTCTTAGACTGAGTGGCTTAGTTTTCCACCTGCCTTTTTGCTCAGCGAGGTATTTTTAAGGCGTGGTTATTTTTGGCCTGCTattataattacaattatttcCATCAatgatttctgttctgtgtagAAAACCAGGACATATTCACTGTTGCTAATCTTATCTTTCCTCAAGATGCCTTTCAGCAGGCCTTTGTGAAAAATGTCAATGTTTTTAATCTGTATCTACTTTTTACTCTGTAAAAAAACAGTGATTTGTCAAATGTTAGGgttgtattatttcactttctATTTAGTAATTAAGCAGAGGTAGGTATTCACTCCTGGTTCTGGGCTGTGGTAGTCAAGCACACTGTGGTGCTTCCCCCGCTCAAGCTCACCTACTAAtcctggcaattaacagatgAGTATAagcaatacaataaaaatgggTTTACCCATCAGGCTTTGTTTTCTTACTGTAGTGCAGTGCTGCCATGCAAATTCCTAAATCATAAAGGATTCATTACCCTAAACAATGAATCATGACAACCCTTTGCTTTTCTCTTCTCAGATGCATACAGCTACACACCAAATGTCACCCTATCCCTTCCACTGAGCAGCCACTGCCTGCCCACCCAGTACCACAACCTCCAGACCAGCCCCACCATCTCTGTCTCCATTAGCCAGCCCCCTTCCTTTTCCCCACAAGAAGACATGGCCTCGGTGGGATACTTCCAGTCCCCTGGCTCTGGCCCCAACGGAGCCCCCGCTCTAGAAAGTCCGCGCATTGAGATTACGGCTTACAGCCAGTTCCCTGAGGACGAAGTGGAGGAGAGCAGGGTGCCAGTGGCCAAGCGAGTCAACTCCATCGTGACCTTAACGTTGCCCAGTGGTGATGGTTATCGCGACCCCAGCTGCCTGAGCCCAGCGAGCAGCATTTCGTCCCGGAGCTGCCACTCCGACGCCTCTTCGTACGAGTCAGGCTACTCTTGCAATTATGACAACTCACCGCAAAACTCTCCCTGGCAGTCCCCCTGCGTTTCACCCAAAGGTTCCTCTTCGCTCTTGTCCAGTACTGTGGGCACGTCTCCCCGCCATTCGCCATCCGGATCACCCCGTACCAGCATAACCGACGACAGCTGGATGGGCTCTCGCGGCTCACGACCCAACTCCCCCTGTGGCAGTAAGCGCAAGTACAGCTTCAACAGCGGCGCCTCTCACAAGTACCATCCATACTCACCAAACCATTCGCCAGGGCCTTCACCACAAACCTCGCCTCGCCTCAGCGTGACCGAAGACACTTGGCTGGCCAACACCAACCAGTACACCAATTCTGCCATTGTGGCTGCCATTAATGCCCTCACCACGGACGGGTTGGTGGAAATCGGGGAGGGGATCCCGCTCAAGACCAGGAAAACTAGTGTGGAGCACAGTGCTACGGTGAGCCTGAAGATTGAGCCTGGAGGGGAGGACATGGGCTCTGCAGAACTCTGTCATGAGGATTACTCTACTTCCAGGCTGCCCTTCAAGAAGGAGAACTACACTGGCTTTCTGGATGTACCTCAACAGCCGTATTGGTCCAAACCAAAGACCTATATCAGGTAAAACAGACTTTTTGAGTTAGTTGTAACTAACTAGGGTCTATAAGATCCTAGTTGTGCCACAACAGCTGATGTTTAGACCAGataacaaattaattaaaaaaattaggTTTATATCACATCCCAGTTGATAACGTGCTGCTGTTTCCAGCGTCCTTGACCAGAGGACatagtttgttttcattccgtcATAAATGTGTGATGCAAAACATCCCTCTTGTAGTGTACTTTCTCAACCCCACTCTCTTCTCTTTAGCCCGTCCTTGCCAGCCCTTGATTGGCAACTGCCCTCCAGTTCTGGGCCGTACAGCCTGCAAATTGAGGTCCAGCCTAAATCCCACCATCGCGCCCACTATGAGACAGAAGGGAGCCGAGGGGCTGTGAAGGCGCTCGCAGGGGGGCATCCAGTGGTTCAGGTATTCATTTATATCTTTGAGAGTCTGTTTCCTTGTGTAAAGTCCTTTAATTCTCTCTTCGTGCCACACAGCGGTGACAGTGTTGTACTGAGGCTATATTGTGGAAGTAACCTTTAATCCTACTTGGCAAGCATTCAGCCCAGTTTCTTTACAAAGCTGCCCATGACCAAATCGTTGTTGCATACAGGCCATATTTTGTAGAATCTAATGAGGCATGCAACTGCTCAGTGTTTCGGAAATACACATGGTATCTGCAATGTGGTCAGGAAAGCATATTTAGAGTTTATGCACCtaaaaaaattatacatttttatccTGACGATTTCCAGCCTCAGTCTTTATAGAATGTAGAGCGTCTTAATCCTTTGAGCTCTGGGTTTATTATCTAGTTATTAATCTTAATGCAGAAACTGTTATCAATTATTTGGCAACCGGTTTCCTTAGCATATCtcgtggagtcccacagggctttATTTTAGGGTCTTTGAAATTGATGTTAATTAGTTGTTGTAAGAGTGAGGAACTAAAGTGTGGGCTTACATGCTTACAGGGTCTAAGGGTTAAGATCAACATAtgcaaatgacctctgttctaaCTGGCTGTATTGGGTACTTGCCTCATTCAGAACGACGTAACACTCATAACTTCACTTGAATTGAAATAGGCAGAGCTTAACTTCTATAGAGTGAATAGGTGGATATGCCATATGTAAACAGGGTGGTTTATGTGACATCACTAAAACAATAAATTCTCTATTTTGCAATTGGACTGAATGGACTTGGGCTGGTGTTTGTAAATTACCAACTCCAAAAGCAAGGTAATGTTCTGTGATTATGGAGCTTCAATCACACATTGTCTGTCAGAGAAGCAAACTCCAAAACACTTCACATGCAGGTGTCGCCTGCTCACTTTCAGAGGACCACGGCTCTCAATCAGCAGTGGCCGTTCAGGAGCAGCCTGTGTGTTTTAGCAATAATGCAGCGCTAAAACTCGGAGGAGTGGGTGAAATACTT
Encoded proteins:
- the nfatc1 gene encoding nuclear factor of activated T-cells, cytoplasmic 1 isoform X2; translation: MKSAEEDAYSYTPNVTLSLPLSSHCLPTQYHNLQTSPTISVSISQPPSFSPQEDMASVGYFQSPGSGPNGAPALESPRIEITAYSQFPEDEVEESRVPVAKRVNSIVTLTLPSGDGYRDPSCLSPASSISSRSCHSDASSYESGYSCNYDNSPQNSPWQSPCVSPKGSSSLLSSTVGTSPRHSPSGSPRTSITDDSWMGSRGSRPNSPCGSKRKYSFNSGASHKYHPYSPNHSPGPSPQTSPRLSVTEDTWLANTNQYTNSAIVAAINALTTDGLVEIGEGIPLKTRKTSVEHSATVSLKIEPGGEDMGSAELCHEDYSTSRLPFKKENYTGFLDVPQQPYWSKPKTYISPSLPALDWQLPSSSGPYSLQIEVQPKSHHRAHYETEGSRGAVKALAGGHPVVQLHGYMESEPLTLQLFIGTADDRLLRPHAFYQVHRITGKTVSTPSHEIMQANTKVLEIPLLPESNMRAIIDCAGILKLRNSDIELRKGETDIGRKNTRVRMVFRVHINQPNGRTVSLQVASNPIECSQRSAQELPLVDRQSMESCPASGGERMVLSGHNFQPDSKVVFVEKAQDGHHIWEMEAKVDKDSFKPTALLVEIPPYRNQRISNPVQVNFYICNGKRKKSQCQRFTYLPPNVNEIIRNDLSSISVHSHA